In Thermococcus stetteri, the following proteins share a genomic window:
- the taw22 gene encoding tRNA (guanine(37)-N1)/4-demethylwyosine(37)-methyltransferase Taw22 — MPVVKVPKGEAEPVKRKLKKLGLYDGKRKPKRKDEFVLLPVIDDPRVHKLGYEVLPGELPLRPERQIYKNLESVLEERLTVEELKHLRRYDVVGDIAVVQIPPELEHRTEDIVWGLRKVHPFIKVVAKKGFHEGAFRIRDYSIIWGEKRLTTVHKENGVEIKVDLSRAFFNPRMKGERYRLAQLVKDGERVLIPFAGVLPYALVIARYRKVKITAVELNEDAYRLGLENIELNQKRLKGEIEFIHGDAFEVLPELPTFDRVISPTPRGVDALSLTLSKAQKWLHYYDFVHEKKIGEFRERILEECRRQEKDCRIRIKKVSDFKPHVFKVCADVELKEEE, encoded by the coding sequence ATGCCGGTGGTAAAAGTCCCAAAGGGGGAGGCCGAGCCAGTAAAAAGGAAGCTCAAGAAACTCGGCCTCTACGACGGGAAGAGAAAACCGAAGAGAAAGGATGAGTTCGTCCTGCTCCCAGTCATAGACGACCCGCGCGTTCACAAGCTGGGTTATGAAGTTCTGCCCGGTGAGCTCCCCCTGAGGCCCGAGAGGCAGATATACAAGAACCTTGAGAGCGTCTTGGAAGAGAGACTGACAGTAGAGGAGCTTAAACACCTGAGGCGCTACGATGTAGTAGGAGACATAGCGGTCGTCCAAATTCCGCCGGAACTTGAGCACAGAACAGAGGATATCGTCTGGGGTCTGAGAAAAGTTCATCCCTTCATCAAGGTCGTGGCAAAGAAGGGCTTCCACGAGGGGGCATTCAGGATAAGGGACTACTCGATAATCTGGGGAGAAAAGAGGCTTACAACTGTCCACAAAGAAAACGGCGTGGAGATAAAGGTAGATCTGAGCAGGGCATTCTTCAACCCGAGGATGAAGGGCGAGCGGTACAGGTTGGCCCAACTCGTGAAGGACGGAGAGAGGGTTTTGATTCCCTTCGCCGGAGTCCTGCCATATGCTCTCGTCATAGCTCGGTATAGGAAAGTCAAAATTACCGCCGTTGAGCTGAACGAAGATGCCTACAGGCTGGGGCTGGAAAACATCGAGCTGAACCAGAAGAGGCTGAAGGGGGAGATAGAGTTTATACACGGAGACGCCTTCGAGGTTCTGCCAGAACTTCCAACCTTCGACAGGGTAATAAGCCCAACCCCGAGGGGAGTTGATGCGCTTTCACTAACGCTGAGCAAAGCCCAGAAGTGGCTCCACTACTACGACTTCGTGCACGAGAAGAAGATAGGGGAGTTCAGGGAGAGAATCCTTGAAGAGTGCAGAAGGCAGGAAAAGGATTGTAGGATCAGGATAAAGAAGGTCAGCGACTTTAAGCCACACGTGTTCAAGGTTTGTGCGGATGTTGAATTAAAAGAAGAGGAGTGA
- a CDS encoding DUF835 domain-containing protein yields MLLLGAIISIYQAWYYYKRVPEPWKSLAKRALVSLLFFGLGSVGVVIDSLTPRPLWFLIVIFYTISYAAILSTIFLSLRAVATVGKPEELTETSSAPEISSEVEGERGNLPLTGGYALRNEPPHTLFRILKRTSNGLIVVSRKSREEWSEKLKIEPDEFIWLSRADIKGAVDPSKLHVIQGKILQFIESRGPVVVYFDGLEYLTLYNDFSSVAKFLFAVKDMIMIKNSLMLIHLPRGIFDTKQEVILLREFEEITEKELIRRLRQSLPLEEADELALFGVLPPTTTKKQESGDAGGKSPKGGGRASKKEAQETRPLRREEKTEEKG; encoded by the coding sequence TTGCTGCTTCTTGGGGCCATTATTAGCATATACCAGGCATGGTACTACTACAAGAGAGTCCCGGAGCCGTGGAAGAGTCTTGCAAAGAGGGCACTGGTTTCACTCCTGTTCTTTGGCCTGGGTTCAGTGGGCGTAGTTATAGACTCACTGACCCCAAGACCACTCTGGTTTTTGATAGTTATATTCTACACAATCTCCTACGCCGCAATCCTATCTACGATATTCCTGAGCCTGAGGGCTGTGGCCACCGTTGGGAAACCAGAAGAACTCACGGAGACTAGCTCCGCTCCTGAGATCTCGAGTGAAGTAGAAGGCGAAAGGGGCAACCTCCCACTTACGGGAGGATACGCACTGCGCAATGAACCTCCCCACACTCTATTTCGTATTCTTAAGAGGACTTCCAACGGGTTAATAGTCGTTAGCAGAAAATCCCGGGAAGAGTGGAGTGAAAAGCTCAAAATAGAACCGGATGAGTTTATCTGGCTCAGCAGGGCTGACATCAAAGGAGCCGTGGATCCATCCAAACTGCACGTTATCCAAGGAAAGATCCTCCAGTTCATTGAATCAAGGGGGCCCGTTGTTGTGTACTTTGACGGGCTGGAATACCTTACTCTCTACAATGACTTCTCATCCGTTGCCAAGTTCCTGTTTGCAGTTAAAGACATGATAATGATTAAAAATTCCCTCATGCTCATCCACCTTCCGAGGGGCATCTTTGACACAAAACAGGAAGTTATACTGCTCAGAGAGTTCGAGGAGATAACTGAAAAGGAGCTTATCAGAAGGCTCCGCCAGAGTTTGCCCCTGGAAGAGGCCGATGAGCTGGCATTGTTTGGTGTCCTTCCGCCCACAACAACAAAGAAACAGGAGAGCGGAGATGCCGGTGGTAAAAGTCCCAAAGGGGGAGGCCGAGCCAGTAAAAAGGAAGCTCAAGAAACTCGGCCTCTACGACGGGAAGAGAAAACCGAAGAGAAAGGATGA
- a CDS encoding replication factor C large subunit gives MTEVPWVEKYRPRRLSEIVNQEKALEQVKAWVEAWLHGNPPKKKALILAGPPGTGKTTTVYALAHEYGFEVIELNASDERTYEKIERYVQAAYTMDILGKRRKLIFLDEADNIEPSGAREIAKLIDKARNPIIMSANHYWEVPREIRDRAQIVEYKRLSQRDVIKALVRILKREGKTVPREILYEIAKRSNGDLRAAINDLQTVVTGGVEDAVEVLAYRDVEKSVFQALAQIFATDNTKRAKMAVLGLDMFPHEILQWIDENVPYVYYRPEDIARAYEALSRADIFLGRAQRTGNYGLWKYATDMMTAGVAVAGVKKKGFVKIYPPKTIKLLTESKEERSLRDSIIKKIMKEMHMAKLEAIETLRYLRVIFENNPDLAAHFVVFLDLSEKEVEFIAGDKEKARKIWAKSMNIEKKLKKEGELEARVREAGRKAEEAGEEETEEEAEEVEEEELSEEELEEAEEEVEAVGKEEKPEKEKTKKGKQATLFDFLGKK, from the coding sequence ATGACGGAAGTTCCCTGGGTTGAGAAGTACCGGCCGAGAAGGCTGAGCGAGATAGTCAACCAGGAGAAGGCACTGGAGCAGGTTAAGGCCTGGGTTGAGGCCTGGCTTCACGGAAACCCGCCGAAGAAGAAGGCCCTCATCCTGGCGGGGCCGCCCGGGACTGGGAAGACAACCACCGTTTACGCCCTGGCCCACGAGTACGGGTTCGAAGTCATCGAGCTCAACGCGAGCGACGAGAGAACCTACGAGAAGATAGAGCGCTACGTCCAGGCCGCCTACACCATGGACATCCTCGGAAAGAGGAGAAAGCTGATATTCCTCGATGAGGCAGACAACATCGAGCCCTCTGGAGCGAGGGAGATAGCGAAGCTCATCGACAAGGCGAGAAACCCGATAATAATGAGCGCCAACCACTACTGGGAGGTCCCAAGGGAGATAAGGGACAGGGCGCAGATAGTCGAGTACAAGAGATTGAGCCAGAGGGACGTTATCAAGGCCCTCGTGAGAATCTTGAAGCGCGAAGGAAAGACCGTTCCAAGGGAGATTCTCTACGAGATAGCGAAGAGGTCGAACGGCGACCTTAGGGCTGCGATAAACGACCTTCAGACCGTCGTTACCGGCGGAGTCGAGGATGCAGTCGAAGTTCTGGCCTATCGCGATGTCGAGAAGAGCGTTTTTCAGGCTTTGGCCCAGATATTCGCGACCGACAACACCAAGAGGGCAAAGATGGCTGTTCTCGGCCTGGACATGTTCCCCCACGAGATACTCCAGTGGATAGACGAGAACGTGCCCTACGTCTACTACCGGCCGGAAGACATAGCGAGGGCCTACGAGGCCCTAAGCAGGGCCGACATCTTCCTTGGAAGGGCGCAGAGAACGGGGAACTACGGGCTGTGGAAGTACGCAACTGACATGATGACGGCTGGAGTTGCCGTTGCCGGGGTCAAGAAGAAGGGATTCGTCAAAATCTACCCGCCAAAGACGATAAAGCTCCTCACCGAGAGCAAGGAGGAGCGCTCGCTGAGGGACTCGATCATCAAGAAGATAATGAAAGAGATGCACATGGCGAAGCTCGAGGCAATAGAGACACTCCGCTACCTCAGGGTCATCTTCGAGAACAACCCTGATTTGGCGGCACACTTCGTCGTCTTCCTCGACCTCAGCGAGAAGGAAGTCGAGTTCATAGCCGGGGACAAGGAGAAGGCGAGGAAAATCTGGGCAAAGAGTATGAACATCGAGAAGAAGCTCAAGAAGGAAGGCGAGCTTGAGGCCAGGGTGAGGGAAGCGGGAAGGAAGGCAGAAGAGGCTGGGGAAGAAGAAACCGAAGAGGAAGCTGAAGAGGTCGAGGAGGAAGAACTGAGCGAGGAAGAGCTTGAAGAAGCAGAGGAAGAGGTAGAGGCCGTTGGGAAGGAGGAGAAGCCCGAGAAGGAAAAAACCAAGAAGGGCAAGCAGGCGACGCTGTTCGACTTTTTGGGGAAGAAGTAA
- a CDS encoding ribose-phosphate diphosphokinase, translating into MFLLGSGGKHFEDELRNMGAEILEAEIKRFPDGEKYVRVMGNGEEATVVSSTFYPQDEKIVELLLLGDALREKGFGKLKLVVPYFAYSRQDRVTKEGEPISVRAVMRALGIYYDELYVFDIHNPETLRFFPGKAVNVSPARVIGEYFRDRLEDGLVLAPDKGALERARAIAEVLGLEYSHFEKRRISPTEVEMHPVDVDVNGKNVLIVDDIISTGGTMVRAAELLRKLGAKKIYVSATHGVFAEGAIERVSGAVDELAVTNTIPTPVSRISIVPELVKLG; encoded by the coding sequence ATGTTCCTTCTGGGCAGCGGTGGAAAGCACTTCGAGGACGAGCTCAGGAATATGGGTGCAGAGATTCTTGAGGCTGAGATAAAGCGCTTCCCTGACGGCGAGAAGTACGTGAGGGTTATGGGCAACGGGGAAGAAGCAACAGTCGTAAGCTCAACCTTCTATCCACAGGACGAGAAGATCGTCGAACTGCTTCTCCTCGGGGACGCTCTAAGGGAGAAGGGCTTTGGAAAGCTGAAGCTGGTCGTTCCGTACTTTGCCTACAGCAGGCAGGACAGGGTGACTAAAGAGGGGGAGCCGATAAGCGTTAGGGCAGTCATGAGGGCACTCGGCATCTACTACGACGAGCTTTACGTCTTCGACATCCACAACCCAGAGACCCTCAGGTTCTTCCCAGGGAAGGCGGTGAACGTTTCGCCCGCGAGGGTCATTGGGGAGTACTTCCGCGACAGGCTGGAAGACGGCTTGGTTCTCGCACCCGACAAAGGTGCATTGGAGAGAGCCAGGGCCATTGCGGAAGTCCTTGGGCTTGAGTACAGCCACTTTGAAAAGCGCAGGATATCACCGACAGAGGTCGAGATGCATCCCGTTGACGTTGATGTGAATGGTAAAAACGTCCTGATAGTGGACGACATAATCAGCACGGGAGGCACAATGGTGAGGGCCGCTGAACTGTTGAGGAAGCTCGGGGCTAAGAAAATCTACGTCTCCGCAACGCACGGTGTCTTTGCCGAGGGGGCAATAGAGAGGGTAAGTGGTGCCGTCGATGAGCTCGCCGTCACCAACACCATACCGACTCCAGTATCGAGGATAAGCATAGTGCCTGAGTTGGTGAAACTTGGTTGA
- the radB gene encoding DNA repair and recombination protein RadB: MLSTGTKSLDDLLGGGFAPGVLTQVYGPYASGKTTLALQTGLLSGKKVAYVDTEGGFSPERLAQMAETRGLNPEEALSRFILFTPADFKEQRRVIGSLKKTVDDNFSLVVVDSITAHYRAEENRSGLIAELSRQLQVLLWIARKHNIPVIVINQVHFDTRTEMTKPVAEQTLGYRCKDILRLDRLPKPGLRVAVLERHRFRPEGLMAYFRITEKGIEDVE; this comes from the coding sequence ATGCTCTCAACCGGCACCAAGAGCCTAGACGACCTTCTTGGGGGAGGCTTCGCTCCCGGGGTTCTCACCCAGGTCTATGGGCCGTACGCCAGCGGTAAGACAACCCTAGCCCTTCAGACAGGTCTGTTAAGCGGAAAGAAGGTAGCATACGTTGACACTGAGGGAGGCTTCTCTCCCGAAAGGCTGGCCCAAATGGCCGAGACTAGGGGGCTAAACCCCGAAGAGGCCCTCTCAAGGTTCATTCTGTTTACTCCAGCAGACTTCAAGGAGCAGAGACGTGTCATAGGCTCGCTGAAGAAGACCGTAGATGACAACTTTTCGCTCGTCGTGGTTGACTCAATAACCGCTCACTACAGGGCGGAAGAGAACAGGAGCGGTCTGATAGCGGAGCTGAGCAGACAGCTTCAGGTTCTCCTCTGGATAGCCAGGAAGCACAACATACCGGTAATAGTCATCAACCAGGTCCACTTCGACACCAGAACCGAGATGACAAAACCCGTGGCAGAACAGACCCTTGGCTACCGCTGTAAGGACATCCTCCGGCTCGACAGACTGCCGAAGCCAGGACTAAGGGTGGCAGTCCTCGAAAGACACCGCTTCAGACCCGAAGGACTTATGGCATATTTCAGGATAACGGAGAAAGGGATAGAGGACGTGGAGTGA
- a CDS encoding MBL fold metallo-hydrolase — protein sequence MKIIWYGHSCFWIETKGVKFLIDPYPEVDDDKIGDVDYILITHEHTDHYGKVELLSRLRDATVIGPKQVYLMAVADGVTKVREIDAGETIELENGVKVTAIYVEHPSSQYPLGYIIEGDKTVFHTGDTYSTPAFQRLRGKIDVLLVPISGRSTANEREAAQIIEDIRPRVVIPMHYGVYNDEDPSKLERELRKRRIWVRFIKPELYKEIEV from the coding sequence ATGAAGATCATATGGTACGGTCATTCCTGCTTCTGGATAGAGACGAAGGGAGTGAAGTTCCTCATAGACCCGTATCCCGAGGTTGACGACGACAAAATAGGCGATGTGGACTACATCCTGATAACCCACGAGCACACCGACCACTATGGAAAGGTCGAACTGCTCTCAAGGCTCAGAGACGCCACGGTCATCGGGCCAAAGCAGGTGTACCTTATGGCGGTAGCCGACGGTGTCACTAAGGTGAGGGAAATCGATGCCGGTGAGACCATTGAACTAGAGAACGGCGTCAAGGTTACTGCAATCTACGTTGAGCACCCATCAAGCCAGTACCCCCTCGGTTACATAATTGAGGGAGACAAAACGGTTTTTCACACGGGAGATACGTATTCAACACCCGCGTTTCAGAGGCTGAGGGGGAAGATCGACGTCCTCCTGGTGCCGATCAGCGGGCGCTCGACGGCAAACGAGAGGGAAGCAGCTCAGATAATCGAGGACATCAGACCCAGAGTTGTCATACCCATGCACTACGGGGTTTACAATGACGAAGACCCTTCAAAGCTCGAAAGGGAGCTTAGAAAGAGAAGGATATGGGTCCGCTTCATAAAACCAGAGCTCTACAAGGAAATCGAGGTTTGA
- a CDS encoding metal-dependent hydrolase yields the protein MDPLEHASIPTLLYLALSPVSDFTGIAFLVAGAVFPDLDALSKEHRSYFHSLLSFLPAFLAGWHFGGYFYLFALGWLSHLFLDLFTGVLPFFYPIFRKGYGISVRAVLGLHIPRFHLRIISAYPTPRRDYELDIGGGLALSLLTLFVLLLRLH from the coding sequence ATGGATCCGCTCGAGCACGCCTCGATCCCAACGCTTCTGTACCTCGCCCTGTCTCCCGTTTCGGACTTCACTGGAATAGCCTTCCTCGTGGCTGGAGCCGTCTTTCCAGACCTCGATGCCCTCTCAAAGGAGCACAGGTCTTACTTCCATTCCCTCCTGAGCTTTTTGCCTGCATTCCTAGCTGGGTGGCACTTCGGTGGCTATTTCTACCTCTTCGCCCTCGGCTGGCTCTCACATCTATTTCTCGACCTCTTCACCGGAGTCCTCCCGTTCTTCTACCCAATCTTCAGGAAGGGCTATGGGATTTCAGTTAGGGCCGTTCTTGGACTCCACATACCTCGGTTCCACCTAAGAATAATCTCGGCCTACCCTACACCGAGAAGGGACTACGAGCTCGACATTGGCGGCGGCCTGGCCCTTTCTCTCCTGACGCTCTTCGTCCTTCTCCTCAGACTGCACTAA
- a CDS encoding DUF1614 domain-containing protein, protein MGQRGSQRLALFFPALRWPFLLFLGLFLVVMFAFFSGAVLVAFQRLGLPPGVALTMFVFALVGSFINIPIAEERAYEPVIKLREVRFFGFFYPVPYFEVEERRMIISINVGGALVPLSIVLYELIRITMLGQYGLLFNTLLAVLIAALICNAVSIPVRGVGIAMPSIVPPLVAVLLGWLLGDGNPTLVAYISGTLGALLGADIMNWRKLKYLGAPMVSIGGAGTFDGVFLAGVIAVLLV, encoded by the coding sequence ATGGGCCAACGTGGTTCTCAAAGATTAGCCCTCTTTTTCCCAGCCCTCCGCTGGCCGTTTCTTCTGTTCCTCGGTCTCTTTCTGGTAGTCATGTTCGCGTTCTTCTCCGGGGCGGTTCTCGTTGCGTTTCAGAGACTGGGGCTTCCGCCCGGAGTTGCTCTCACGATGTTCGTCTTTGCCCTCGTTGGGAGCTTCATAAACATCCCAATAGCAGAGGAGAGAGCCTACGAACCCGTTATTAAGCTGAGAGAAGTTAGGTTCTTTGGGTTCTTCTATCCAGTCCCGTATTTTGAGGTGGAAGAACGGAGGATGATAATCTCGATAAACGTCGGCGGCGCACTGGTGCCGCTGAGCATAGTTCTCTATGAGCTGATTCGAATCACTATGTTAGGACAGTATGGCCTTCTCTTCAACACCCTCCTTGCCGTCCTGATAGCGGCGCTTATATGCAACGCGGTCTCCATACCAGTGAGGGGCGTGGGTATAGCCATGCCCTCAATCGTCCCACCGCTTGTTGCAGTCCTCCTCGGGTGGTTGCTCGGGGACGGGAACCCGACGCTGGTTGCCTACATCAGCGGCACCCTGGGTGCCCTTCTTGGAGCGGACATAATGAACTGGAGGAAGCTGAAGTACCTCGGTGCGCCTATGGTCAGCATAGGTGGTGCGGGCACTTTCGATGGTGTGTTCCTAGCGGGGGTTATTGCCGTCCTTCTGGTATGA
- the moaA gene encoding GTP 3',8-cyclase MoaA — MLYDRFGRPVTNLRISLTQECNYRCFFCHREGQRFLAKNELTPEEIERLVRIASRLGIRKVKLTGGEPTVREDIIEIVRRIKPYVIDLSMTTNGSRLKELAKPLAKAGLDRVNVSLHSLKPEVYKRITGVDGLETVLDGIEEAVKYLSPVKLNMTVMKGLNDGEIWDMVEFAARTGAVLQLIELEAPREMTETAFFRKYFYPLKPVEEKLEKLAVETRERRMHRRKKYFVPTDYGIAEVEVVRAMHNTVFCANCTRLRVTSDGKFKTCLLRNDDLIDFVSAMRNGASDEEIVEILKRAVLMREPYWK, encoded by the coding sequence GTGCTCTACGATCGCTTCGGCAGGCCAGTGACTAACCTCAGAATTTCGCTCACGCAGGAGTGCAACTACCGCTGTTTCTTCTGTCACAGGGAAGGCCAGAGGTTTCTGGCGAAAAACGAGCTCACTCCGGAGGAGATAGAGCGCCTTGTCAGGATTGCCTCGCGGCTCGGAATAAGAAAGGTCAAGCTGACCGGCGGCGAGCCAACGGTGAGGGAAGACATAATCGAAATCGTGAGACGGATAAAACCCTACGTCATCGACCTCAGCATGACGACCAACGGGAGCAGGCTGAAGGAGCTGGCGAAACCGCTGGCTAAAGCAGGTCTCGACAGGGTCAACGTCTCCCTCCACAGCCTGAAGCCGGAGGTCTACAAACGTATAACGGGCGTTGATGGGCTCGAAACTGTCCTCGATGGAATTGAGGAGGCAGTTAAGTACCTCTCGCCAGTAAAGCTCAACATGACGGTCATGAAGGGCCTCAACGACGGCGAGATATGGGACATGGTGGAGTTTGCCGCCAGGACCGGGGCTGTACTCCAGCTTATAGAACTTGAGGCCCCGAGGGAGATGACCGAGACGGCCTTTTTCAGGAAGTACTTCTACCCACTCAAGCCCGTTGAAGAGAAGCTGGAAAAGCTCGCCGTTGAAACACGGGAGAGGCGGATGCACAGGAGGAAGAAGTACTTCGTCCCAACCGACTACGGGATAGCCGAGGTGGAAGTTGTCCGCGCGATGCACAACACAGTTTTCTGCGCCAACTGCACGAGACTGAGGGTAACTTCAGACGGCAAGTTTAAGACCTGCCTGCTGAGGAACGATGACCTAATAGACTTCGTTTCCGCGATGAGAAATGGAGCAAGTGACGAGGAGATAGTTGAGATCCTCAAAAGGGCTGTTCTCATGAGGGAGCCGTATTGGAAGTGA
- a CDS encoding ASCH domain-containing protein, whose translation MMSEKKKGLIVREPYATLIVEGEKVWEIRKSRTKIRGEVLIISNGKAIGKAELVDVLGPFSPEELAEHVDKHRAELEFLKEYSNGKPLYAWVFKNAEKFEKPKEVGMAKGVQIWANVVLKD comes from the coding sequence ATGATGTCGGAGAAGAAAAAGGGACTGATAGTTAGAGAACCATACGCGACCCTCATCGTCGAGGGCGAGAAAGTATGGGAGATACGAAAGTCCAGGACGAAGATAAGGGGCGAGGTGCTCATCATAAGCAACGGAAAGGCCATAGGGAAGGCAGAGCTCGTTGATGTTCTGGGGCCCTTCTCTCCAGAGGAGCTTGCTGAGCACGTTGACAAGCACCGGGCAGAGCTAGAGTTCCTGAAGGAGTACTCCAATGGAAAGCCGCTCTACGCTTGGGTCTTCAAGAACGCCGAGAAGTTTGAGAAGCCGAAGGAAGTTGGGATGGCCAAGGGGGTTCAGATATGGGCCAACGTGGTTCTCAAAGATTAG
- a CDS encoding replication factor C small subunit: MPEEVKEVKILEKPWVEKYRPQRLDEIVGQDHIVKRLKHYVKTGSMPHLLFAGPPGVGKTTAALALARELFGEGWRHNFLELNASDERGINVIREKVKEFARTKPVAGASFKIIFLDEADALTQDAQQALRRTMEMFSNNVRFILSCNYSSKIIEPIQSRCAIFRFRPLRDEDIAKRIKYIAENEGLELTEEGLQAILYVAEGDLRRAINVLQAAAALDTKITDENVFLVASRARPEDVREMMTLALEGDFLKAREKLRDILLKQGLSGEDVLIQMHKEVFNLPIPEDKKVALADKIGEYNFRLVEGANEMIQLEALLAQFTIMGK; the protein is encoded by the coding sequence ATGCCAGAGGAAGTGAAGGAAGTTAAGATTCTCGAAAAGCCGTGGGTTGAGAAGTACAGGCCACAAAGGCTCGATGAAATAGTCGGTCAGGATCACATAGTCAAGAGGCTGAAGCACTACGTTAAAACCGGCTCGATGCCGCACCTTCTATTTGCTGGCCCGCCCGGTGTCGGAAAAACGACCGCTGCGCTGGCTTTAGCCAGAGAGCTCTTCGGAGAGGGCTGGAGGCACAACTTTCTCGAGCTGAACGCGTCAGATGAGCGCGGTATCAACGTCATCAGGGAGAAGGTAAAGGAGTTTGCGAGAACGAAACCAGTTGCCGGGGCGAGCTTCAAGATAATCTTCCTCGATGAAGCCGACGCTCTCACCCAGGACGCCCAGCAGGCCTTGAGGAGAACAATGGAGATGTTCTCGAACAACGTCCGCTTTATCCTGAGCTGCAACTATTCATCCAAGATCATCGAACCCATACAGAGCAGATGCGCCATCTTCCGCTTCAGGCCGCTCCGCGACGAGGACATAGCGAAGCGCATCAAGTACATAGCCGAGAACGAGGGACTTGAGCTCACGGAGGAAGGCCTCCAGGCGATTCTCTACGTCGCCGAGGGCGACCTGAGGAGGGCAATAAACGTCCTTCAGGCGGCCGCGGCCCTCGACACGAAGATAACCGACGAGAACGTCTTCCTCGTAGCCAGCAGGGCAAGGCCCGAAGATGTTCGCGAGATGATGACACTGGCCTTGGAGGGCGACTTCCTGAAGGCGAGGGAGAAGCTGAGGGACATCCTACTAAAGCAGGGCCTCAGTGGCGAGGACGTCCTCATACAGATGCACAAGGAGGTCTTCAACCTCCCTATTCCGGAGGACAAGAAGGTTGCCCTGGCTGACAAGATAGGTGAGTACAACTTCCGCCTCGTTGAAGGGGCCAACGAGATGATACAGCTCGAGGCCCTGCTCGCTCAGTTCACCATAATGGGCAAGTGA
- a CDS encoding DUF402 domain-containing protein, which produces MSTGTRPTVRIRGIYSTALTKLFLDRGFGISQPSNKIVERFGLEKTYDDFDVDIYDKKDRHGVVLVGDAVEEAKKVLEEELIDVFFRRLPYQLYGIYKGLVVKVDDKYVYVDLGSSIGTIPRKELPKAAEGDEILVQVKKHNLLPHLSTTLTIPGDYAVLIPKPIGAQRHVKISRKIRDSSERERLRILGLSIDLGKWGILWRTAAAYKDWNTLRDEIVRLSKLADRLAKADTYFAPSLIIEGRNIYEVEFGGGAKKKLDEIRNKVAPTVEGHHHLKAKDPELGFAVEIAEGILSKMPGQRAKVNQGFWEALVENKGPKKGWLFTLEHVKPDGQRIKIGPGEVVEVSHNPLRVTIKRSLKPGKFYDGLELPIEFGDYAITELEAGKWWFVHKYYDKNGNLKGEYYNINTPVEIYPDGARYVDLEVDIVKWPDGKKEIIDQEDLKEHYKEGIISEKLYRAVLRITQEVFERV; this is translated from the coding sequence GTGTCTACAGGCACAAGGCCTACAGTCAGGATTAGGGGGATATACAGCACTGCCCTGACGAAGCTGTTCCTCGACAGGGGCTTCGGCATCAGCCAGCCGAGCAATAAGATCGTCGAGCGCTTCGGCCTCGAAAAGACCTACGACGATTTCGACGTTGACATCTACGATAAGAAGGACAGGCATGGTGTTGTGCTCGTTGGGGACGCCGTTGAGGAGGCCAAGAAAGTTCTTGAGGAAGAACTCATTGACGTCTTTTTCAGGAGGCTCCCGTACCAGCTCTACGGCATCTATAAGGGACTTGTTGTGAAAGTTGACGATAAGTACGTCTACGTTGACCTCGGAAGTTCCATTGGCACAATCCCGAGGAAGGAGCTTCCGAAGGCCGCTGAGGGGGATGAGATACTCGTCCAGGTCAAGAAGCACAACCTGCTCCCTCATTTGAGCACTACCCTAACGATACCGGGGGACTACGCGGTTCTGATACCGAAGCCGATAGGGGCGCAGAGGCACGTCAAGATATCCAGGAAGATAAGGGACAGCTCGGAGAGGGAGAGGCTCAGAATCCTGGGCCTCAGCATAGACCTCGGCAAGTGGGGAATTCTCTGGAGGACGGCCGCCGCCTACAAGGACTGGAACACCCTCAGGGACGAGATAGTCAGGCTTTCAAAGCTCGCCGACAGGCTCGCCAAGGCGGACACGTACTTTGCTCCGTCCCTGATAATCGAGGGAAGGAACATCTACGAGGTTGAGTTCGGCGGAGGGGCTAAGAAGAAGCTCGACGAGATAAGGAACAAGGTCGCCCCAACGGTTGAGGGCCACCACCACCTCAAGGCCAAGGATCCGGAGCTCGGCTTCGCCGTGGAGATAGCCGAGGGAATACTCTCGAAGATGCCGGGCCAGAGGGCCAAGGTTAACCAGGGCTTCTGGGAGGCGCTCGTGGAGAACAAGGGACCGAAGAAGGGCTGGCTCTTCACCCTTGAGCACGTCAAGCCAGACGGCCAGAGGATAAAGATAGGGCCTGGCGAAGTGGTGGAGGTCTCCCACAACCCGCTCAGGGTTACCATAAAGAGAAGCCTCAAGCCCGGGAAGTTCTACGACGGCCTTGAGCTTCCCATTGAGTTTGGGGATTACGCCATAACCGAGCTCGAAGCCGGAAAGTGGTGGTTCGTGCACAAGTATTACGACAAGAACGGCAACCTGAAGGGAGAGTACTACAACATAAACACGCCAGTTGAGATATACCCTGACGGGGCTCGCTACGTCGACCTTGAGGTTGACATAGTCAAGTGGCCGGACGGCAAGAAGGAGATAATCGACCAGGAGGATCTCAAAGAGCACTATAAGGAAGGCATCATCAGCGAGAAGCTCTACAGGGCTGTGTTGAGGATAACGCAGGAGGTCTTTGAGAGGGTTTAA